AAGCCATGGGTTCTGTGCCTGGTCCAAGTGTGCAAGGAGAGGCTCTATTCTGTATTCAGCAAAGAAGACAGGATTTACTCTCCATTTATAGACTATTGCAATGTGTGTGTGCCTACCTGTTTGGGCTCAgctcctgtctctgctgctggaaacacttcacttttctgtttgtctCTTTCTGCAGTTGTACTTCAATATCAACGCGGTTTGTGTGATGAGAGTCATGTACATACAgagttctttttgtttgtgctGTCCGTTCCACTGCTCAGCACAGCCTAACATGATGCTTCCTACACTAGCAATCTGCATCAATGACATCCCTGAGTTCTGCACCACTGTGAGGGTTGATAACTCACCTGTAAAACACTgttcttctgcttctcacaggACAGAAAGTAACTGTGAAAGAAGCCAGCGGGAAGGTGTTCCTGCAGTGTGCAGGGGACAGCGGCAGTCAGTTCATATGGTACAAAGATGGGAACTGGGTAGAAAATGCAACACAGCTGGACTTGGGTGCAATTTACGATGATCCCAGAGGCATCTATACGTGTGAAGCCgacaaaggaaagagaagctctccccttcaggtGCACTATCGAAGTAAGTGTTGGAATGCTGGCTTCTGCAGCCAGTACTGCCTGGAGTCTTCACCCAAGCAGATTTATGAGGGAGCTGCTCATTGCCCATAGTTTGAGGGTTGTTCCACTGGTTTGCAGAAGCCCTGGTGGCTCCTGTGCTAGGTTGCCCTTGGGAGCAGCCAAGCTGCATGTTCTGCATCTGCGAGAGCTGTACATCCAGTGCCATAACCTGGTACTCATCCTGGCTCAGGCTATGGCCAAGGGGCAGGCTCCTTGTCATGGCCCAGCTTTCAGTGTCTGTCTTTTTGGCTTCCAGTGTGCCAGAACTGCATCGAAGTGGATGCTGCCACCATCTCGGGCATCGTGGTCGCAGATGTCATCGCCACTGTCTTCCTGGCGGTGGCTGTGTATTGTATCACTGGGCAGGACAAGGGACGCCTGTCACGAGGTGAGGGGGGAGCCCCCGGGTGGGGACAGGACGTGCCTGGGCATCTCTAGGAGCTGTGTGGTACCGAGGGACTTCCCATCACTGCCTATGGAGCCCAGTCACtgccagctgcaggcagcaggggtCTGGGGCAGGGATCTGTGTGAGCTCTCCATGTATCCTTACTGCCCCTAGCTCAGCTTCCCAGGAGAAGCCAGTGAATGCACAAGGTTAACTGAAACAGCATCCCAGGAGCAGCCAGGGGTCACACAGAAACATCTGAGGCCTTGCAGGGACTTCCCATTGAGCCTCCCAGAGGAAGTAAAAGCATAGGGCTGGAAGCTGCTTGGGGTTGTTTGCTGATGTTCACTGCACTGTTCATGACTGCCCTGATCCTTGACcatcttctttcttcatttagCTTCTGACAGGCAGAACCTGATTGCCAATGAGCAGCTCTACCAGGTAAGCTGGGcacttgtttgtgtgtgtatgtgtgtgcatgcctgTGGGCTTCATCCCCTGTACCACCCATCCCAGGGCTGGACAGGCACTGTTGTAGCCtgtctctcctctttctcctcctagCCCCTTGGCGAGCGTGACAATGAGCAGTACAGCCAGCTGGTGCCTACCAAGGGCCGCAAGTGAAGTGGGAAGATGCTGGAGCCTGTGACTCCTTCACACCAGGGGTGATCCTGCAGCAAAGCCACCACCAGTGCCCAACAGCACTGGTACCCTGCCCTGGCACTGCCTTCGTAAGCTTCCTGCTGGCAGAATACAGTGTGAGTTTTTCCCTAGAGAGCTCCTCACTGGGATGTGCTGCTTGCACTGTGCTATTCCCATGACCTCATGCATTTCTGTATTGCTCCCATTAAAGATGAGCCTATCCCATTGTCTCCCTGCTCCATCAGTTCTCTTGAGGCCTGGGGAGCCGTGCAGTCACAGTGGAAGGTGCACACTGGATGCCTGCAGAGCCATAGGGCTCCTGCCTGTTCCAACAGGACACTGCTCTGCCAGTGCAGGCAGGTGCTCGTGTCTGTGCCAGGAAGGAGGACAGGGGGATGTTTGCTCTGTATATGCAAGGTTTAGCATCGAATCACAGTCTTCAAGCCACAGAGGCTTGCCAGGTCCCTAGCACGCAGCCAGCCTATGACTGCCTTGGTGCGTAGGGGAGTGAAACATGAGCAAAGAAGCAAACTGTGCTGGCTTCCCGGAAGAGCTTGTGGGGGCCCAAAAAGGTAATGGGAACAGCAGGGAGAATGGAAACT
Above is a genomic segment from Melopsittacus undulatus isolate bMelUnd1 chromosome 15, bMelUnd1.mat.Z, whole genome shotgun sequence containing:
- the LOC101870872 gene encoding T-cell surface glycoprotein CD3 gamma chain-like, which codes for MWRGTAPAWVLLASLAVAGWGVRGQKVTVKEASGKVFLQCAGDSGSQFIWYKDGNWVENATQLDLGAIYDDPRGIYTCEADKGKRSSPLQVHYRMCQNCIEVDAATISGIVVADVIATVFLAVAVYCITGQDKGRLSRASDRQNLIANEQLYQPLGERDNEQYSQLVPTKGRK